A region of Haliotis asinina isolate JCU_RB_2024 chromosome 9, JCU_Hal_asi_v2, whole genome shotgun sequence DNA encodes the following proteins:
- the LOC137296315 gene encoding tubulin alpha-1A chain-like: protein MGNACWELYCLEHGIQPDGQMPSDKTIGGGDDSFNTFFSETGAGKHVPRAIFVDLEPTVVDEVRTGTYRQLFHPEQLITGKEDAANNYARGHYTIGKEIVDLVLDRIRKLADQCTGLQGFLIFHSFGGGTGSGFTSLLMERLSVDYGKKSKLEFAVYPAPQISTAVVEPYNSILTTHTTLEHSDCAFMVDNEAIYDICRRNLDIERPTYTNLNRLIGQIVSSITASLRFDGALNVDLTEFQTNLVPYPRIHFPLATYAPVISAEKAYHEQLSVAEITNASFEPANQMVKCDPRHGKYMACCMLYRGDVVPKDVNAAIATIKTKRTIQFVDWCPTGFKVGINYQPPTVVPGGDLAKVQRAVCMLSNTTAIAEAWARLDHKFDLMYAKRAFVHWYVGEGMEEGEFSEAREDLAALEKDYEEVGVDSVEGEGEEEGEEY from the exons GTGGGGACGACTCCTTCAACACCTTCTTCAGCGAGACTGGAGCTGGGAAACACGTGCCCAGAGCCATCTTTGTTGACCTCGAACCAACAGTCGTCG ATGAGGTCCGTACCGGAACCTACCGACAACTGTTCCACCCAGAACAGCTCATCACCGGCAAGGAGGACGCCGCCAACAACTACGCCCGTGGCCACTACACCATCGGAAAGGAGATCGTTGACCTCGTCCTTGACCGCATCAGGAAGCTGGCTGACCAGTGCACTGGACTCCAGGGCTTCCTCATCTTCCACAGCTTCGGTGGTGGTACTGGCTCCGGCTTCACCTCTCTCTTGATGGAGAGACTGTCCGTGGACTACGGCAAGAAGTCCAAACTAGAGTTCGCTGTCTATCCCGCTCCACAGATCTCCACTGCTGTCGTCGAGCCCTACAACTCCATCCTCACCACCCACACCACCCTGGAACACTCTGACTGTGCCTTCATGGTCGACAACGAGGCCATCTACGACATCTGCAGGCGTAACCTTGACATCGAACGTCCCACCTACACCAACCTCAATCGTCTGATTGGACAAATTGTCAGCTCCATCACTGCCTCTCTCCGATTCGATGGTGCCTTGAATGTGGATCTGACGGAGTTCCAGACCAACCTGGTGCCCTACCCACGTATCCACTTCCCTCTGGCTACCTACGCTCCTGTCATCTCCGCCGAGAAGGCCTATCATGAGCAACTGTCTGTGGCTGAGATCACCAACGCCTCCTTCGAGCCCGCCAACCAGATGGTCAAATGTGATCCTCGTCACGGAAAATACATGGCCTGTTGCATGTTGTATCGTGGTGATGTGGTCCCCAAAGATGTCAACGCCGCCATCGCCACCATCAAGACCAAGAGAACCATTCAGTTCGTCGACTGGTGTCCCACTGGCTTCAAGGTGGGCATCAACTACCAGCCACCCACTGTTGTCCCCGGGGGTGACCTGGCCAAGGTCCAGAGAGCTGTCTGTATGTTGAGCAACACAACGGCCATCGCCGAGGCCTGGGCTCGTCTTGACCACAAGTTCGATCTGATGTACGCCAAACGTGCCTTCGTCCACTGGTACGTGGGTGAAGGTATGGAGGAGGGCGAGTTCTCCGAGGCCAGAGAGGACTTGGCAGCCTTGGAGAAGGACTACGAGGAGGTTGGAGTCGACTCTGTTGAGGGCGAGGGAGAGGAAGAGGGAGAAGAGTATTAG